A window of Infirmifilum lucidum contains these coding sequences:
- a CDS encoding M28 family metallopeptidase: protein MFDPTYAYKLTLKLAREHRFTGSRGEEEARKIISEEFTEHGYIPTLEEFNVKVYEIRRLELHVTSPFRAEIQASPIGFSGETSGVEGRLAYIENSDKMLLPEEGGWIGLAVGRPSAENWKLLAKRASGLIVAESTPYRTLSRVAVPWEWRERYGSLPAVYVSYRDAVRLLDAERVFLALEQAYRDVTSYNIYAERSGYKYPDEIVLVTAHYDSVLGVPGATDNAGGVALLLTLAKSLSDQRLKRSVRFVLFGAEELGLRGSLAYIDRHKDELKNVVLVVNLDVHGGALGFSAAIVSGSKTLRNYVEFKAKEVGVNLSISEDVMSSDSTSFVWKGGVPAVNFYRSSGSGADIHTERDNAEHLHPVAFKVIGEFALKFLVDLLNSEELPFDREIPEEIKKKAEEYFKKRLALVDEKASA from the coding sequence ATGTTTGACCCGACGTATGCCTACAAGTTAACACTGAAACTCGCTAGGGAGCACCGCTTCACAGGATCGAGAGGTGAGGAAGAGGCCAGGAAAATTATATCAGAAGAATTCACCGAGCATGGGTATATTCCTACACTTGAAGAGTTTAACGTGAAAGTCTACGAGATTCGCAGATTAGAGCTCCACGTAACAAGTCCGTTCAGAGCAGAGATTCAGGCTAGCCCCATAGGGTTCAGCGGGGAGACAAGCGGCGTCGAGGGGAGGTTAGCATACATAGAGAACTCGGACAAAATGCTATTACCGGAGGAGGGTGGCTGGATTGGGCTTGCTGTCGGGAGGCCCTCTGCAGAGAACTGGAAGCTCCTGGCGAAAAGAGCATCCGGGCTCATTGTAGCCGAGAGTACACCTTACCGGACTCTGAGTAGAGTCGCTGTTCCCTGGGAGTGGAGGGAGAGATACGGGAGTCTTCCTGCTGTGTATGTAAGCTACAGAGATGCTGTTAGGCTTCTCGACGCAGAGAGGGTATTTCTTGCTCTTGAGCAAGCCTACAGAGACGTGACAAGCTACAACATCTACGCTGAGAGGAGCGGCTATAAATACCCCGATGAAATTGTCCTTGTAACAGCACATTATGATAGTGTGCTAGGAGTCCCCGGAGCAACAGATAATGCAGGGGGAGTCGCTCTGCTCCTCACCCTGGCAAAGAGCCTCTCTGACCAGAGGTTGAAGAGAAGCGTTAGGTTCGTCCTCTTTGGCGCCGAAGAGCTTGGCCTTAGAGGCTCCCTTGCATACATCGACAGGCACAAGGACGAATTAAAGAACGTCGTTCTAGTCGTGAACCTCGACGTCCACGGGGGAGCCCTGGGCTTCTCCGCGGCTATCGTGAGTGGCTCTAAAACTCTGAGAAACTACGTTGAGTTTAAAGCCAAAGAGGTGGGAGTGAACCTTAGCATCTCTGAGGACGTCATGAGTAGTGATTCTACGTCGTTCGTTTGGAAGGGGGGCGTTCCTGCGGTCAACTTCTACCGCTCGAGTGGGAGCGGAGCCGATATTCACACGGAAAGAGACAACGCCGAGCACCTGCACCCCGTAGCCTTCAAGGTAATAGGCGAGTTCGCGCTGAAGTTCCTCGTGGATCTCCTGAACTCCGAGGAGTTACCATTTGACAGGGAGATCCCAGAAGAGATCAAGAAGAAGGCCGAGGAATATTTCAAGAAGCGTCTTGCCCTTGTAGATGAGAAAGCTTCCGCTTGA
- the thiI gene encoding tRNA uracil 4-sulfurtransferase ThiI, producing the protein MTLKTVILIRPGELTVKGHRARERFEKLLVRNIKDALSSEGIQAEVKRGFGRFYVYGPPESVNVLRRVFGIRSMSIAAEVEFTSLEDLIAKSEEYFRDIVAGRNFAVRARRAGEHPFTSMDVNRLLGERLLKYARKVDLENPEVEVYVEIRGNRAYFFTGIVEAYGGLPVGSEGRVIALVSGGFDSLVAAWMALKRGSEVEFLYLNLGGAVSKYYVARAVKTLADRWCFGYYPRLFIVDFTDFIRELRAKVRPDLLGVILKRYMYRAASYFARKVDAGGIVTGENLGQVSSQTLANLNVIDKASEFVVLRPVICLDKDEIVKIAREIGTYDVSSTVKEICGIYSIHPRTSASLEEVIQEEEKIDESIFLKAIENAEVLDIRRVKIEEVWDKTYEELDIEQIPPGAVVLDVRPAEKFRLEHIPGSINVDSWYLEEAIAKIGRDKTYIVVCDEGGLSREVAYTLRKMGISAYSLKGGIRAFKRKLSHLQGQDAS; encoded by the coding sequence GTGACTTTGAAGACCGTCATACTCATCCGTCCTGGAGAACTGACTGTGAAAGGCCACAGAGCCAGGGAACGCTTTGAGAAACTCCTGGTTAGGAATATTAAAGATGCTCTGAGCTCGGAGGGGATCCAGGCAGAGGTCAAGAGAGGCTTTGGGCGCTTCTACGTTTACGGGCCTCCCGAGTCAGTGAATGTCCTGCGCAGAGTTTTCGGGATAAGATCCATGTCCATAGCCGCGGAGGTCGAGTTTACAAGCTTGGAAGACCTTATTGCCAAGAGTGAGGAGTACTTCAGGGACATAGTAGCTGGTAGAAACTTTGCTGTGAGAGCTAGGCGAGCCGGGGAGCACCCCTTCACTTCGATGGATGTGAACAGGCTTCTAGGCGAGAGATTACTGAAGTATGCTAGAAAAGTAGATCTAGAAAACCCCGAGGTCGAAGTCTACGTTGAGATCAGGGGTAACAGAGCGTACTTCTTCACAGGAATTGTAGAAGCGTATGGTGGTCTCCCTGTAGGAAGCGAGGGGAGAGTTATCGCGCTCGTCTCGGGAGGCTTCGACTCATTAGTAGCGGCGTGGATGGCACTGAAGAGGGGTTCCGAGGTAGAGTTTCTTTACCTCAACCTGGGCGGGGCTGTCTCGAAGTACTATGTGGCTAGGGCGGTGAAGACGCTGGCTGACAGGTGGTGTTTTGGCTACTATCCTAGGCTATTCATTGTAGACTTCACGGATTTTATTAGGGAGTTAAGGGCAAAGGTCAGGCCAGATCTCCTCGGGGTTATACTCAAGAGGTACATGTACAGAGCGGCGAGCTACTTTGCCCGGAAGGTGGACGCCGGTGGTATAGTTACCGGAGAGAACCTGGGCCAAGTTTCCTCCCAGACGCTAGCTAACTTGAATGTAATAGACAAGGCATCGGAATTTGTTGTACTTAGGCCTGTTATCTGCTTAGACAAGGACGAGATCGTGAAGATCGCCAGAGAAATAGGAACCTATGATGTCTCTAGCACCGTGAAAGAGATCTGCGGTATCTACTCCATACATCCTCGAACATCTGCGAGCCTCGAAGAGGTAATACAAGAGGAGGAGAAAATCGACGAGAGCATTTTCCTGAAAGCCATAGAAAATGCTGAAGTACTGGATATTCGGAGGGTAAAGATAGAGGAAGTCTGGGACAAAACCTATGAGGAGCTCGATATCGAGCAGATACCCCCTGGGGCTGTGGTACTAGACGTGAGGCCGGCCGAAAAGTTCAGACTAGAGCACATCCCGGGTAGCATAAACGTGGATTCCTGGTATCTCGAGGAGGCTATAGCCAAGATAGGGCGCGATAAGACGTATATAGTAGTTTGTGACGAGGGCGGGTTGAGTAGGGAAGTGGCCTACACTCTCAGGAAAATGGGAATCAGTGCTTATAGCCTAAAGGGTGGGATAAGAGCGTTCAAGCGGAAGCTTTCTCATCTACAAGGGCAAGACGCTTCTTGA
- a CDS encoding EamA family transporter, with the protein MGLSKVDPVIATGLRSVIMIVFTVSLMLLMKDRALITSLTSKEVLFIVLSGVAGALSWLLYFVALQYGKAVNVAVVDRSSILFIVVLAALVLGEEITLKKAIAAGLVLIALILISV; encoded by the coding sequence ATGGGGCTTTCCAAGGTAGACCCCGTGATTGCTACTGGTCTACGCTCTGTGATAATGATAGTGTTTACAGTTTCACTGATGTTGCTTATGAAGGATAGAGCTCTGATCACGAGCCTAACCTCCAAGGAGGTCTTGTTCATAGTTCTAAGTGGTGTGGCAGGCGCCCTCTCATGGCTACTCTACTTCGTGGCTTTGCAGTACGGTAAAGCTGTAAACGTAGCCGTTGTGGATAGATCCAGTATACTTTTCATCGTCGTCCTCGCCGCCCTCGTTCTAGGCGAGGAGATAACCCTTAAAAAGGCTATAGCTGCGGGCCTAGTGCTAATCGCACTGATACTTATTTCAGTGTGA
- a CDS encoding V-type ATPase subunit — protein sequence MEAYIAVRAHGLKSRLLRVQDYEAILRGEKKLPEFKDYSLISERDSLEQVLEKIYRVYVSRMEILAASDRALGQIVYALLDRLEIENAKIHFRYILGAQRPVIYYPYGRHIGPARLMQIRTEGSLWEELSKTPYQAPGTPSFVSGLEAEREALLDILYYNYLFGVADSLAISREEREDLRNIVREEFEAKLLLWSQVLRPEILTRLLQNYSKSLRAPIPQLPEEWKTLKLTELIVQVQKNLVSRARQLVAVKYSTGVAYVYYFNLLALTEANNLEKLVVGKEVGLPEEVIQRNLVLAGLP from the coding sequence GTGGAGGCATATATTGCCGTTAGGGCACACGGGTTAAAGTCCAGGCTCCTGCGGGTACAGGACTATGAAGCTATATTGCGCGGCGAGAAGAAGCTACCAGAATTCAAGGACTACTCGCTCATATCAGAACGCGACTCCCTAGAGCAAGTCCTGGAGAAAATATACAGGGTCTACGTCTCGAGGATGGAGATACTGGCGGCGTCTGACCGCGCGCTGGGGCAAATAGTGTATGCGCTACTCGACAGGCTTGAGATCGAAAACGCCAAGATACACTTTAGGTATATACTTGGTGCACAACGCCCAGTTATCTATTACCCCTATGGACGCCACATAGGTCCCGCAAGGCTGATGCAGATCAGAACAGAAGGAAGCCTGTGGGAAGAACTCTCGAAAACACCGTACCAGGCTCCCGGCACTCCGAGTTTCGTGAGCGGGCTAGAAGCAGAGCGGGAGGCCCTTCTAGACATACTTTATTACAACTATCTGTTTGGGGTTGCTGATAGTTTAGCAATCAGCAGGGAAGAGAGGGAGGATCTGAGGAACATTGTGAGGGAGGAGTTCGAGGCAAAACTACTCTTGTGGTCGCAAGTTCTTAGGCCAGAAATACTCACCAGGCTCCTCCAGAACTACTCTAAATCTCTCAGGGCCCCAATACCTCAGCTACCAGAGGAATGGAAAACCCTCAAGCTTACAGAGTTGATCGTACAAGTCCAAAAGAACCTTGTGTCTAGAGCCAGGCAGCTCGTGGCTGTGAAGTACTCAACGGGCGTGGCATACGTATACTACTTCAATCTCCTAGCACTTACAGAGGCGAACAACCTAGAAAAACTAGTTGTCGGCAAAGAAGTAGGATTGCCGGAAGAAGTCATCCAAAGGAACCTCGTATTAGCCGGCCTTCCTTAG
- the hypF gene encoding carbamoyltransferase HypF → MPRKALRLRVAGIVQGVGFRPHVYRLARRLGLAGYVVNLGGSEVEIWVEGDAQAVDSFPEILRRETPPSAEIEEIIVEEVEPEDFEKFEIRKSGRELTKISMIPPDFGMCEDCKREILDPSSRWYRYPFHSCAWCGPRFTVIRSIPYDRENTSMSAFPLCAKCRSEYSDPGDTRRFHIQGISCPDCGPQVYLLDAGGSPIRVKDPISEAARLIDEGYIVAVKGIGGFHLAARASDSEVVLELRRRKRRGRKPFAVMALDLEVARKIAVVDRLAEEILLSPARPIVILPRREAVSPEVAPGLKTVGVMLAYTPLHYLLLASTEDRFAVMTSGNESGEPIIKDNDEALKKLCNVADYFLVHNREIVNRVDDSVIRFSDDEPVLLRRSRGYAPRWIKSSKRFARPVVALGAMLNNTGAVGLEEYVIPTQHIGDLENVETLRFLEESLMFLVRTYSIPLREATVAVDKHPHFLNRVLARELVEEYGSELVEVQHHVAHLSASLLEYGASEGYGIAIDGVGYGDDGMIWGGEVLYLGEDGGYQRLGRLEYLPTPGGDRATIYPARIVIGVLAETLRSEEVISLVARLGLDRQLPGGLREAYVAMKQATWGAKCSSVGRFLDAVSSLLHVSWERTYEGEPAIMLEEFSWGGNLISYKFEHSGSVIHTRDFFYDYILNGRFVEARPQDIAYTVQYELGRSLAEVSREQGARRVYVTGGAAVNTVILKGIKSVIGRENVILPKKLPPGDGGVSAGQVYYVKLKGQA, encoded by the coding sequence ATGCCTAGGAAGGCGCTTAGGCTCCGCGTGGCTGGCATAGTCCAGGGGGTGGGCTTTAGACCACATGTTTACAGGTTAGCGAGAAGGCTAGGCCTAGCTGGTTATGTGGTTAACCTCGGGGGCTCTGAGGTCGAGATATGGGTTGAAGGCGATGCGCAGGCCGTGGACTCTTTTCCAGAGATTTTGCGGCGAGAAACACCTCCGTCAGCAGAAATAGAGGAGATCATTGTCGAAGAGGTTGAGCCTGAAGATTTTGAGAAGTTTGAGATTAGGAAGAGCGGTAGGGAGCTTACTAAGATCTCCATGATTCCGCCCGACTTCGGCATGTGCGAGGACTGCAAGCGGGAGATCCTAGACCCCTCTTCGAGGTGGTACCGCTATCCCTTCCACAGCTGTGCTTGGTGCGGGCCCCGCTTCACGGTAATTAGAAGCATCCCATATGACCGTGAGAATACATCGATGAGCGCGTTCCCTCTCTGCGCGAAGTGCCGGAGCGAGTACTCTGACCCGGGGGACACTAGGCGTTTTCACATACAGGGTATCTCGTGCCCAGACTGCGGCCCGCAAGTTTACCTCCTAGATGCTGGAGGATCCCCTATACGTGTAAAGGATCCAATCTCCGAAGCTGCCAGGCTCATAGATGAGGGATATATTGTGGCCGTGAAGGGCATAGGGGGGTTCCACCTCGCGGCACGCGCCTCCGACAGCGAAGTAGTCCTGGAGTTGAGGAGGAGGAAGAGGCGGGGGCGCAAGCCGTTTGCCGTTATGGCGCTCGACCTGGAGGTGGCGAGGAAAATAGCGGTCGTAGACCGCCTAGCCGAAGAGATCCTACTAAGTCCTGCCAGGCCTATAGTAATACTCCCGAGAAGAGAGGCTGTTTCGCCTGAGGTGGCTCCAGGCCTTAAGACAGTTGGGGTAATGCTTGCGTATACGCCGCTTCATTACCTACTCCTAGCCAGTACAGAGGATCGTTTCGCAGTGATGACGAGCGGGAACGAGAGCGGAGAACCGATAATAAAGGATAATGACGAGGCTTTGAAGAAGCTGTGCAACGTCGCCGACTACTTCCTAGTGCACAACCGCGAGATAGTGAACAGGGTGGACGACAGCGTCATTAGGTTCTCCGACGACGAACCTGTTCTCCTGCGTAGGTCGAGAGGCTATGCCCCAAGGTGGATCAAGTCTAGTAAGAGGTTTGCCAGGCCTGTAGTGGCGCTAGGCGCAATGCTAAATAATACTGGGGCGGTCGGCCTCGAGGAGTACGTAATTCCCACACAGCACATAGGAGACTTAGAGAATGTTGAGACGCTTCGTTTCTTAGAAGAATCCCTAATGTTTCTCGTGAGAACCTACTCTATACCACTACGAGAGGCTACCGTCGCCGTCGACAAACACCCCCACTTCCTGAACAGGGTACTTGCACGAGAGTTAGTAGAAGAGTATGGATCTGAACTCGTGGAAGTCCAGCACCACGTCGCGCATTTGAGCGCATCTCTCCTAGAGTACGGGGCGAGCGAGGGCTATGGTATCGCCATAGACGGAGTAGGCTACGGTGACGACGGGATGATCTGGGGAGGGGAGGTGCTTTATTTGGGAGAAGACGGGGGCTACCAGCGCCTTGGGAGGCTCGAGTACCTTCCGACGCCTGGCGGAGACAGGGCCACCATATATCCTGCAAGAATAGTCATAGGCGTGCTGGCTGAAACTCTTAGAAGTGAAGAGGTCATAAGTCTTGTCGCCAGGTTGGGCCTCGACAGGCAACTTCCAGGGGGACTACGGGAGGCCTATGTTGCGATGAAGCAGGCCACTTGGGGCGCGAAGTGTTCGAGCGTTGGCCGCTTTTTAGACGCTGTTTCGTCCCTGCTCCACGTGTCCTGGGAGAGGACTTATGAGGGGGAGCCGGCAATAATGCTTGAAGAGTTTAGTTGGGGGGGCAACCTGATAAGCTACAAATTCGAGCACAGCGGCTCAGTGATACATACAAGAGATTTCTTCTACGATTACATCCTGAACGGGCGCTTCGTAGAGGCGAGACCCCAAGACATAGCCTACACTGTGCAGTACGAGTTAGGGAGGTCTCTGGCAGAGGTTTCGCGTGAGCAGGGTGCCAGGAGAGTGTACGTGACTGGAGGGGCGGCAGTCAATACGGTGATACTAAAGGGGATAAAATCGGTCATTGGGCGTGAGAACGTCATCCTGCCGAAGAAGCTGCCACCCGGTGACGGCGGCGTATCTGCGGGGCAAGTCTACTACGTGAAACTGAAGGGGCAAGCTTAA